In Elephas maximus indicus isolate mEleMax1 chromosome 4, mEleMax1 primary haplotype, whole genome shotgun sequence, a genomic segment contains:
- the LOC126075459 gene encoding keratin, type II cytoskeletal 74-like, whose product MSRQLNIKSGGDKGDFSGYSAVMPRKAVGSVASYRAAGKGAGAGFGSQSLYSLGGNRCISFSVAGGDVRTGGYGFGHGSGHRGGRASGFAGSIFGSVALGPVCPSMCPPGGIHQVTVNKSLLAPLNMELDSEIQKVRTQEREQIQALNNKFASFIDKVRFLEQQNQVLETKWELLQQLDLNNCKKNLEPVFEGYIGNLRKQLETLSGDRVRLDSELRNMRVVVEDYKKRYEVEINKHTAAENEFVALKKDVDAAYTAKVELQAKVDSLDKDIKFLKCLYDVEISQIQTHASETSIILSMDNNRDLDLDSIIAEVRNQYEEIALKSKAEAEALYQSKIQELQLAAGRHGDNLKYTKNEMSELNRLIQRIRCEIGNLKKQCSNLETAIADAEQRGDNALKDAQAKLDELEAALHQAKEELARMLREYQELMSLKLALDMEIATYRKLLEGEECRMSGENPSSVSISVISSSSGSNYGFHPSSVSADLGASSVASGSGSARGGDTKAKGALVGDPKDSEGKSTPVVTPARKSTR is encoded by the exons ATGAGTCGACAACTGAACATCAAGTCTGGTGGTGACAAGGGAGACTTCAGTGGGTACTCAGCAGTCATGCCAAGGAAGGCTGTGGGCAGTGTGGCTTCTTATCGGGCAGCTGGCAAAGGGGCTGGGGCTGGCTTTGGCAGTCAGAGCCTCTACAGTCTGGGAGGGAATCGATGTATTTCCTTCAGTGTGGCAGGTGGTGATGTTCGGACTGGAGGCTATGGCTTTGGGCATGGCTCTGGGCACAGAGGGGGCCGAGCCAGCGGCTTTGCTGGCAGCATCTTTGGCAGTGTGGCCCTGGGACCTGTGTGCCCATCCATGTGCCCACCTGGGGGCATACACCAGGTCACTGTCAACAAGAGCCTCTTGGCCCCCCTCAACATGGAGCTGGACTCCGAGATTCAGAAAGTACGCACCCAGGAGCGAGAGCAGATCCAGGCGCTGAACAACAAGTTCGCCTCCTTCATCGACAAG GTGCGGTTCTTAGAGCAGCAGAACCAAGTTCTGGAGACCAAGTGGGAGCTGCTGCAGCAGCTGGACCTGAACAACTGCAAGAAGAACCTGGAACCCGTCTTTGAGGGCTACATAGGTAACCTGCGGAAGCAGCTGGAGACGCTGTCTGGAGACAGGGTGAGGCTGGACTCGGAGCTGAGGAACATGCGGGTTGTGGTGGAGGACTACAAAAAGAG ATATGAGGTGGAGATTAATAAACACACAGCAGCTGAGAATGAGTTTGTGGCACTCAAGAAG GACGTAGATGCAGCCTACACGGCCAAGGTGGAGCTTCAGGCCAAAGTGGACTCTCTGGACAAAGACATCAAGTTTCTCAAGTGTCTGTACGATGTG GAGATCTCCCAGATCCAGACACATGCCAGTGAGACCTCCATCATCCTGTCTATGGACAACAATCGGGACCTGGACCTGGACAGCATCATCGCTGAGGTCCGCAACCAATATGAGGAGATTGCCCTGAAGAGCAAGGCTGAGGCTGAGGCCCTGTACCAGAGCAAG ATCCAGGAGTTGCAGCTGGCAGCTGGCCGGCATGGTGACAACCTCAAATACACCAAGAACGAGATGTCAGAGCTGAACCGGCTCATCCAGAGGATCCGGTGTGAGATTGGCAATCTGAAGAAGCAG TGCTCCAACCTGGAGACAGCCATCGCTGATGCTGAGCAGCGGGGAGACAATGCCCTGAAGGATGCCCAGGCCAAGCTGGATGAGCTGGAGGCTGCCCTGCACCAGGCCAAGGAGGAACTGGCCCGGATGCTGCGTGAGTACCAGGAACTCATGAGCCTGAAGTTGGCCCTGGACATGGAGATCGCCACCTATCGCAAGCTGCTGGAGGGCGAGGAGTGCAG GATGTCTGGTGAGAACCCATCTTCCGTGAGCATCT CTGTCATCAGCAGCAGCAGTGGAAGCAACTACGGCTTCCATCCCAGCTCCGTGAGTGCCGACCTCGGGGCCAGCAGTGTGGCCAGTGGCTCCGGCAGTGCCCGAGGTGGGGACACCAAGGCCAAAGGGGCCTTAGTGGGAGACCCCAAGGACTCCGAAGGCAAGAGCACCCCGGTCGTCACCCCAGCCCGGAAAAGCACCCGATAA